From a region of the Bremerella alba genome:
- a CDS encoding endonuclease/exonuclease/phosphatase family protein yields MRTFLLCCVALLVGMTVSTLFSAEPTEDAVSVMSFNIRYGTAKDGDNHWDKRKEFVAETIQEVNPDLLGTQECLGFQRDFLAEHLTGYEVHAAAREDGKEKGEMCAVFFRTDRFEKLDAGHFWLSETPSVPGSKSWDSSLPRMASWVKLKDKKSGSDRPIVFINTHFDHRGPDSRFEAAKLIRNRITQFADADVILTGDFNAGEGSKPYVAMFAEESPVVDTYRTAHPEKKADEGTFSGFDVSKTGGARIDWLGASRGWNVVEAKILPIHRSGRTPSDHLPITAKLTR; encoded by the coding sequence ATGCGAACCTTTCTACTTTGTTGTGTGGCCTTACTGGTCGGTATGACCGTTTCGACGCTCTTCAGTGCGGAACCCACTGAAGACGCCGTGAGCGTGATGTCCTTTAATATTCGCTATGGCACTGCCAAAGATGGCGACAACCACTGGGACAAACGGAAGGAATTCGTTGCAGAGACGATTCAAGAGGTGAACCCCGATCTGCTGGGCACCCAGGAATGCCTGGGTTTCCAGCGTGACTTTCTGGCCGAGCATCTGACCGGGTACGAAGTTCACGCGGCGGCTCGGGAAGATGGCAAGGAAAAGGGAGAGATGTGTGCGGTCTTCTTTCGCACCGATCGCTTTGAAAAGCTCGACGCCGGTCACTTCTGGTTAAGCGAAACCCCTTCTGTACCTGGCAGCAAAAGCTGGGACAGCAGCCTGCCGCGGATGGCCAGTTGGGTGAAGCTGAAGGATAAGAAGTCAGGCAGCGATCGTCCGATCGTGTTCATCAACACGCACTTCGATCATCGCGGACCCGATTCCCGGTTCGAGGCGGCCAAGTTGATCCGCAACCGGATAACCCAGTTTGCCGATGCCGACGTCATCCTGACCGGCGACTTCAACGCCGGCGAAGGATCGAAGCCGTACGTGGCGATGTTTGCCGAAGAGTCTCCGGTCGTCGATACGTATCGAACGGCTCACCCCGAAAAGAAAGCAGATGAAGGAACGTTCTCTGGCTTTGATGTTTCCAAGACCGGCGGCGCACGAATCGACTGGCTTGGTGCCAGCCGCGGATGGAACGTTGTTGAGGCGAAGATCTTGCCCATCCACCGAAGTGGCCGTACACCGTCGGATCACCTACCGATTACGGCCAAGCTAACACGGTAG
- a CDS encoding alkaline phosphatase D family protein, translating to MSLRSFHSAANTFLSNRRQFVLGAGSLALLPWLGQCVQGATKAHASFTKDPFTLGIASGDPQPDGFVLWTRLAPEPVGGGGMPNETFEVTWELSEDESFNHIAHSGKTFATPQLGHSVHVEVQGLPADRWYFYRFQCGDAISPVGHARTTPGYDTMAEKLRFAFASCQHYEHGLFTAYEHMAQEDLDLVLHLGDYIYEYQANNQAIRQHIGGEIESLNDYRNRHALYRTDEHLQAAHARCPWLVVWDDHEFDNNCAGDISEELEVNPEDYVLRRANAYQAYYEMMPLRPRSMPRGPHMQLYRRIPFGRLANFEMLDTRQYRTDQPNGDGLKPMNDASRNHRNSLLGDKQEHWLMRDLIASQSNWNVLGQQVMMAPADRKKGDEQAYSMDQWPGYTHSRDRLLGFMRDRKVPNPVVLTGDIHKNWVNDLKVNFEDEKDPTMGTEFVCTSISSGGNGKQREDMAKVLTSENPYVKFYNAERGYVSCTVTPQEWRSDYQVVEFIDKPGAPKVTRASYVVESGNPGAKPA from the coding sequence GTGTCGCTTCGATCGTTTCATTCCGCTGCCAATACGTTTCTATCTAACCGTCGCCAGTTTGTACTGGGGGCAGGCTCGCTGGCGTTGTTGCCATGGCTAGGGCAATGTGTCCAAGGGGCGACAAAGGCCCATGCCTCGTTTACCAAAGATCCCTTTACGCTGGGCATTGCTTCCGGCGATCCCCAGCCGGATGGTTTCGTGCTGTGGACGCGGCTTGCACCGGAACCGGTTGGTGGTGGGGGCATGCCCAACGAAACCTTCGAGGTGACCTGGGAACTGTCCGAAGACGAGTCGTTTAATCACATCGCGCACAGTGGTAAGACCTTCGCGACCCCGCAGCTAGGACATAGCGTGCATGTCGAAGTGCAAGGTCTGCCGGCCGATCGGTGGTACTTCTATCGTTTTCAATGTGGCGATGCGATCAGCCCCGTAGGACATGCCCGGACGACGCCTGGCTACGATACGATGGCCGAGAAACTGCGTTTCGCGTTTGCTTCGTGTCAGCATTACGAGCACGGTCTGTTTACCGCTTACGAGCACATGGCCCAGGAAGATTTAGACCTGGTGCTGCACTTGGGCGATTACATCTACGAGTACCAGGCCAACAATCAGGCTATCCGTCAGCACATTGGGGGCGAGATCGAGTCGCTTAACGATTACCGCAATCGGCACGCTCTTTATCGCACCGACGAGCATTTGCAAGCAGCTCACGCGCGGTGCCCATGGCTGGTGGTGTGGGACGATCACGAGTTCGACAATAACTGTGCCGGAGACATTTCTGAAGAACTGGAAGTCAATCCGGAAGACTATGTACTGCGTCGAGCCAATGCTTATCAGGCCTACTACGAAATGATGCCGCTACGTCCGCGCAGCATGCCACGGGGCCCTCACATGCAGCTTTATCGCCGGATACCGTTTGGCCGTTTGGCGAATTTCGAGATGCTCGACACGCGTCAGTACCGCACCGATCAGCCCAACGGCGATGGTCTCAAGCCAATGAACGACGCGTCGAGGAACCACAGAAATTCGCTTTTGGGCGACAAGCAAGAGCATTGGCTGATGCGTGATTTAATTGCATCGCAGAGCAACTGGAATGTCCTCGGGCAACAGGTGATGATGGCCCCTGCCGATCGCAAAAAAGGGGACGAGCAGGCCTACAGCATGGATCAGTGGCCTGGCTACACGCACTCGCGTGACCGGTTGTTGGGCTTCATGCGAGATCGCAAGGTTCCTAACCCTGTGGTATTGACCGGCGATATCCATAAAAATTGGGTGAACGACTTGAAGGTCAATTTCGAGGACGAAAAGGACCCGACGATGGGAACGGAGTTCGTCTGCACGTCGATTTCTTCGGGAGGCAATGGAAAGCAGCGCGAAGACATGGCCAAGGTGCTGACCAGCGAGAATCCTTACGTCAAGTTCTACAACGCCGAACGCGGCTACGTCAGTTGCACGGTGACTCCGCAAGAGTGGCGTAGCGATTACCAGGTCGTCGAGTTCATTGATAAACCAGGGGCACCGAAAGTTACGCGGGCCTCGTACGTCGTCGAATCGGGTAACCCCGGTGCGAAGCCTGCCTAG
- a CDS encoding aminotransferase class I/II-fold pyridoxal phosphate-dependent enzyme: MALSNYHGPLRYVPAETEKLVTPEMFNSFTPPSTSIVDRLRHRAEHLGAQVAFTFLVDGEDEEIKLTYEQLDQRCQAIAAELQARGMEGERALLLFPPGLDFIAAFFGCLYAGVVAVPAYPPRRNRNMVRIQAIADDAQAKVALTLSDVYDRMAPMFEETPGLRTIEWISTDKVEDKLAAKWNQPGITAETLAFLQYTSGSTGTPKGVMLNHGNMMHNSALISYAFEHTRSVRACFWLPMYHDMGLIGGVLQPMQIGQPNVLMSPMAFLQQPYRWLRAISKYQCNISGGPNFAYELCVQKITPEQREKLDLSSWELAFNGAEPVKPETLDRFAKTFEPCGFRREAFYPCYGMAEATLIISGGMKKSPPVIQAVDGYSLDEHQVVDADPDDDGARLIVGCGNTLPDQRIIIVEPETFVKRQADEVGEVWVQGPSIAKGYWRNEEATEIIFNAFTSDTNEGPFLRTGDLGFMQANGELFITGRLKDMIIVRGVNRYPQDIEQTVNHCHDLMEGMTAAAVMAEVADKERLIVVAEAPRAKRKDLTEIIAAIRREVAIEHEISVDGVALIRRGSIPKTSSGKIQRHACREHFLTHTLPVLERWVAWDEVQVSEEIQRVKLRRAQLEAARADAEGLAVSDPLVRQRTMQMVIDKIREIAKDRGRQIDPETDILELDLDSLERMEIIASIEDYYGARFPDDVLPSMRTVAQVADSIEIYLATDEMLPAPPSEIPQEMFGFSALPEYRQVRQISEQLGDLGLPNPYFQVLDSSTSATATIDGKEVINFAGYNYLGLAEHAEVKQAAIEAIESLGVSTSGSRLISGERAIHRNLESELAQFIGVQSSMLMSGGHAANETTIGHLLRTGDLILHDSMAHSSIITGANLSGARRRPYPHNDWRELDEILHDIRKDYRRVLIVAEGIYGMEGDLCPLPQLVEIRNRHKTWLMVNEAHSLGTLGQTGRGVCEHFNVDPNQVDIWIGTLSKALGSSGGYVAGSHELIDYLKHTASGFVYSAGLSPPATAAGLAGLRLLEKNGAWISKLQENADLVRELAKKAGLDIGGSDKSPIVPIIVGDSMMTMILAQKLLADGVNARPLTYPAVEESAARLRLFVNAHHTKDQIRQTINKLAALWSKLQRENHTNAR; the protein is encoded by the coding sequence TTGGCTCTCTCGAACTACCATGGCCCTTTGCGATATGTCCCAGCGGAGACTGAAAAGCTCGTGACTCCAGAGATGTTCAATTCGTTTACTCCTCCTTCCACCAGCATCGTCGATCGTTTGCGCCACCGAGCCGAACATCTGGGGGCTCAGGTTGCTTTTACGTTCCTGGTCGACGGAGAAGACGAAGAGATAAAGCTCACCTACGAGCAACTCGACCAGCGTTGCCAGGCCATCGCTGCCGAACTTCAAGCACGCGGTATGGAAGGGGAACGAGCGCTCTTGCTGTTTCCGCCCGGCCTGGACTTCATCGCGGCATTTTTTGGCTGTCTTTACGCCGGCGTGGTCGCAGTCCCGGCTTACCCACCGCGCCGCAACCGCAATATGGTGCGGATCCAAGCGATCGCCGACGACGCCCAGGCCAAAGTCGCGTTGACCCTCTCGGACGTCTACGACCGCATGGCCCCAATGTTTGAAGAAACACCCGGTCTGAGAACGATCGAGTGGATCAGTACCGACAAGGTCGAAGACAAATTGGCCGCCAAGTGGAACCAACCTGGCATCACGGCGGAAACACTCGCGTTCCTGCAGTACACCTCTGGTTCAACCGGAACGCCCAAAGGCGTCATGCTCAACCATGGCAACATGATGCACAACTCGGCGCTCATCTCGTATGCGTTCGAGCATACCCGCAGCGTCCGGGCATGTTTCTGGTTGCCCATGTATCACGACATGGGGCTAATCGGCGGTGTGCTTCAGCCGATGCAGATCGGCCAACCAAACGTGCTGATGTCTCCCATGGCCTTCCTGCAACAGCCGTATCGTTGGCTGCGAGCAATCTCGAAATACCAGTGCAATATCAGTGGCGGACCCAACTTCGCCTACGAACTGTGCGTGCAAAAGATTACGCCCGAACAGCGCGAGAAGCTCGACCTGAGCAGTTGGGAACTTGCATTTAACGGGGCCGAGCCGGTCAAGCCCGAGACGCTCGACCGCTTTGCGAAAACTTTCGAGCCGTGCGGCTTCCGACGCGAAGCATTCTATCCGTGCTACGGCATGGCCGAGGCCACGCTCATCATTTCAGGCGGGATGAAGAAGAGCCCGCCAGTAATTCAGGCCGTCGATGGGTACTCGCTTGACGAGCATCAGGTGGTCGACGCCGATCCCGATGACGACGGAGCCCGATTGATTGTCGGCTGCGGCAACACGCTGCCAGACCAGCGGATCATAATCGTCGAGCCCGAAACGTTCGTCAAACGACAAGCAGACGAAGTGGGAGAAGTCTGGGTCCAAGGCCCCAGTATCGCCAAAGGGTATTGGCGCAACGAAGAAGCCACCGAAATCATCTTCAACGCCTTCACCAGCGACACCAACGAAGGCCCTTTCTTGCGCACCGGCGACCTTGGCTTCATGCAGGCCAACGGCGAGCTGTTCATCACCGGCCGCTTGAAAGACATGATCATCGTCCGCGGGGTGAACCGCTATCCGCAGGACATCGAGCAGACCGTCAACCATTGCCACGACCTCATGGAAGGCATGACAGCCGCTGCCGTGATGGCCGAAGTCGCCGATAAAGAACGCCTGATCGTCGTGGCCGAAGCGCCCCGTGCGAAACGTAAGGACCTAACCGAAATCATCGCGGCCATTCGCCGTGAAGTCGCCATCGAGCACGAGATCTCGGTCGATGGAGTGGCGCTTATTCGACGTGGTTCGATCCCCAAGACCTCGAGCGGAAAAATCCAACGTCACGCTTGCCGCGAGCATTTCCTCACCCATACGCTTCCCGTTCTCGAACGCTGGGTTGCCTGGGACGAAGTTCAGGTTTCTGAAGAAATCCAACGCGTCAAACTGCGTCGCGCTCAACTGGAAGCAGCCCGAGCCGATGCCGAAGGCCTGGCCGTTTCCGATCCGCTGGTTCGACAGCGCACCATGCAAATGGTGATCGACAAAATTCGCGAGATCGCCAAAGATCGCGGCCGTCAGATCGACCCAGAAACCGATATCCTGGAACTCGATCTCGATTCGCTCGAACGGATGGAAATCATCGCTTCGATCGAAGACTATTACGGTGCCCGCTTCCCAGACGATGTCCTGCCGTCGATGCGAACCGTCGCTCAGGTAGCCGACAGTATCGAGATTTACCTGGCCACCGACGAAATGCTTCCGGCTCCGCCGAGCGAGATTCCGCAGGAGATGTTCGGTTTCTCGGCTTTGCCCGAGTATCGCCAGGTGCGGCAAATTTCCGAACAGTTGGGCGACCTCGGCCTACCAAACCCTTACTTCCAAGTTCTCGACAGCTCTACTTCCGCCACGGCCACGATCGATGGCAAGGAAGTGATCAACTTTGCCGGCTACAATTACCTGGGGCTGGCCGAGCATGCCGAGGTGAAGCAAGCCGCGATCGAGGCCATTGAGTCGCTCGGCGTTTCCACCAGCGGAAGCCGCCTGATCTCTGGCGAGCGGGCCATCCATCGCAATCTGGAAAGCGAACTGGCTCAGTTTATTGGCGTGCAAAGCTCGATGCTCATGTCCGGCGGGCATGCGGCCAACGAAACCACGATCGGCCATCTGCTGCGAACCGGCGACCTGATTCTGCACGACTCGATGGCCCACAGCAGTATCATCACCGGGGCCAACCTGAGCGGTGCCCGGCGTCGCCCTTACCCGCACAACGATTGGCGTGAACTCGACGAGATCCTGCACGACATCCGCAAAGATTATCGCCGCGTGCTGATCGTCGCCGAAGGCATCTACGGCATGGAGGGAGACCTCTGCCCGCTTCCGCAATTGGTTGAAATCCGCAATCGCCACAAGACCTGGCTGATGGTCAACGAGGCCCACTCGCTGGGTACCCTCGGTCAGACCGGTCGGGGCGTCTGCGAACACTTCAACGTCGACCCCAACCAGGTCGATATCTGGATCGGTACGCTTAGCAAGGCGCTCGGTTCTTCCGGCGGTTATGTGGCCGGTAGTCACGAACTGATCGACTACCTGAAACATACGGCTTCCGGCTTTGTCTACAGTGCAGGCCTTTCTCCTCCGGCGACCGCGGCGGGGCTGGCAGGCCTTCGCCTGCTCGAGAAAAACGGGGCGTGGATTTCGAAGCTGCAGGAAAACGCCGACCTCGTCCGCGAATTGGCCAAAAAGGCCGGCCTCGACATTGGTGGAAGCGACAAGTCTCCGATCGTGCCGATCATCGTCGGGGATTCGATGATGACGATGATCCTCGCCCAGAAACTCTTGGCCGACGGCGTCAACGCCCGCCCACTTACCTACCCGGCAGTGGAAGAATCGGCGGCTCGACTACGTTTGTTCGTCAACGCCCATCACACCAAAGATCAAATCCGCCAGACGATCAACAAGCTGGCGGCGTTATGGTCGAAGTTGCAGCGCGAGAATCACACCAACGCAAGATAA